From Arctopsyche grandis isolate Sample6627 chromosome 12, ASM5162203v2, whole genome shotgun sequence, one genomic window encodes:
- the RabX1 gene encoding RAS oncogene family member RabX1 translates to MKILQGKVVVLGSQGVGKTSMVVRYVGKMFSTHISPTIGASFFTCKINIGDSRVTLQVWDTAGQERFRSMAPMYYRNASAALLVFDITNIESFQAIKNWVKELRSNVSEPMVLYLVGNKIDLVEERKVSYDDAIQYSRSINAKYYESSALQDQGIEQLFINVASDLLKTSGESINASMQSNDLDFPFEDVLTPSADCSTLQATHIGKTETAPWSIDSIAHADSEKPYMCC, encoded by the exons atgaaaatcttgcaaGGCAAAGTCGTCGTTTTGGGCTCCCAAG GTGTTGGTAAAACGAGCATGGTAGTAAGATACGTCGGTAAAATGTTCTCTACACACATTTCACCAACAATAGGTGCTTCATTTTTTACTTGCAAAATCAACATAGGTGATTCTAGAGTTACGTTAcag gTTTGGGATACTGCAGGACAGGAAAGATTCCGTTCGATGGCTCCCATGTATTATAGAAATGCTAGTGCCGCTCTTCTTGTCTTCGATATTACCAACATTGAAAGCTTTCAGGCTATAAAAAATTGGGTCAAAGAACTGCGAAG CAACGTGAGCGAACCGATGGTTTTATACCTAGTAGGAAATAAAATAGACCTAGTTGAAGAACGGAAAGTGTCTTACGACGATGCGATACAATATTCGAGAtcaataaacgcaaaatattacgAATCTTCCGCTCTTCAAGATCAG GGCATCGAGCAATTGTTTATCAACGTGGCTTCGGATTTACTGAAGACGTCTGGCGAATCTATAAATGCTTCTATGCAAAGTAACGATTTAGATTTCCCATTCGAAGATGTCTTAACTCCATCgg CTGATTGTTCAACTCTTCAAGCGACCCATATAGGAAAAACTGAGACTGCACCTTGGAGTATAGATAGTATAGCACATGCTGATTCAGAAAAGCCTTACATGTGCTGTTGA